The following are encoded in a window of Panicum virgatum strain AP13 chromosome 5N, P.virgatum_v5, whole genome shotgun sequence genomic DNA:
- the LOC120674714 gene encoding protein DMP5-like codes for MDHNAVQIQIPASSQQESSSIQADPPATKPPPAAAPKAAARPALSSASDLMKLLPTGTVLAFQALAPSFSNHGVCHAANRYLVLSLVGACAASCVLLSFTDSLVGRDGKLYHGAATFGGFYPFNFTGAREEREATFKDLARLRITALDFVHAFFSALVFLAVALADASIQGCLFPDAGRDVTELLVNLPLGAGFLSSMVFMIFPTTRKSIGYADMAPHAQ; via the coding sequence atgGATCACAACGCTGTGCAGATCCAGATCCCAGCGTCAAGCCAGCAAGAATCTTCCTCCATTCAGGCGGATCCTCCGGCGACgaagccaccgccggccgctgcgccgaaagcggcggcgcggccggccctgTCAAGCGCGTCGGACCTTATGAAGCTCCTGCCGACGGGGACCGTGCTGGCGTTCCAGGCGCTGGCGCCGTCCTTCAGCAACCACGGCGTGTGCCACGCGGCGAACCGGTACCTGGTCCTGTCGCTGGTCGGCGCGTGCGCCGCCTCGTGCGTGCTCCTCTCCTTCACCGACAGCCTCGTCGGCCGCGACGGCAAGCTCTACCACGGCGCGGCCACCTTCGGGGGCTTCTACCCGTTCAACTTCACGGGCGCGCGCGAGGAGCGGGAGGCGACGTTCAAGGACCTGGCCAGGCTCCGGATCACGGCGCTGGACTTCGTGCACGCCTTCTTCTCGGCGCTCGTGTTCCTCGCCGTGGCGCTCGCCGACGCCagcatccaggggtgcctgttCCCGGACGCCGGGCGGGACGTGACGGAGCTGCTGGTGAACCTGCCGCTGGGGGCGGGCTTCCTGTCCAGCATGGTGTTCATGATCTTCCCCACCACCAGGAAGAGCATCGGATACGCGGACATGGCGCCCCACGCGCAGTGA
- the LOC120674715 gene encoding uncharacterized protein LOC120674715, translated as MAVTNGDRTLGTCVLGNIEQLNGSNYASWKEKLEITLALLDIDYALHKDPPVEPKPEDENFQVLKKEYDEEKSARDYLTKIEKQFKGSSKAYATTLIKRLVGEKYDATGSLREHIMKKYHMASKLKSMEMEIYDGFLVHFIMSSLPQEFSPFVINYNSMKIKWGIDELIAMCVQEEERLKAEKIDHANQFKHSEKKRCNNSRCKLFTGIRYEEDPKKRGKKN; from the exons ATGGCCGTCACTAATGGCGACCGCACGCTCGGGACTTG TGTCTTAGGCAATATTGAGCAGCTTAATGGAAGCAACTATGCTTCATGGAAGGAGAAGCTGGAAATCACTCTAGCTCTGCTGGATATTGATTATGCCCTCCATAAGGATCCTCCGGTTGAGCCTAAACCAGAGGATGAAAATTTTCAAGTCCTGAAAAAGGAATATGatgaagaaaag TCTGCCAGGGATTATCTTACTAAGATTGAGAAGCAATTCAAAGGCTCCTCTAAAGCTTATGCCACCACCCTCATCAAAAGGTTGGTGGGTGAAAAATATGATGCTACTGGCAGTCTAAGGGAGCACATTATGAAGAAATATCACATGGCTTCCAAGCTTAAGTCAATGGAGATGGAAATCTATGATGGTTTTCTTGTCCATTTCATTATGTCATCACTGCCCCAGGAGTTCTCTCCATTTGTGATCAACTACAACTCTATGAAAATAAAGTGGGGTATTGATGAGTTGATTGCCATGTGTgtgcaagaagaagaaagacttAAGGCAGAAAAGATTGATCATGCTAATCAATTCAAGCATTCTGAAAAGAAAAG gtgcaACAATTCACGTTGCAAACTCTTTACTGGGATTCGCTACGAGGAGGACCCTAAGAAGAGGGGAAAGAAGAATTAG
- the LOC120673344 gene encoding uncharacterized protein LOC120673344 isoform X1, with the protein MDQDVRDQVTLQQGSHGAAAREVVPVEVEEQGHRCPLPRGGRARVNTRMAALHKEEATVLAPDTLQGSQRTGVVESMALVETEDVATGKRRTRRSARSKMKMALDQKGAEEAAVLEEPKAYSSDVAIGSAIVSEKDCDDPKTHNMVVVVLEDFIKCQNVTKTHVVHEMEEVPAPALLLRNQRTAVPVEAEEVGVAKKGMRRSTRSKVAAAALKGQKDHSSEVAIGSADKSCDCPKEDEVVAVVEEQATKPLEGGNETRRTVAYKTDMLATATLQRGQRTSAPEAVVPVEAEEVATTKRRRAKSKVARAALYRKKDDSSDAVLIGSPVLVSDQTCDDSKEEKLVAVMEKQVTKPKEVIVEELEQRSTVHKSASMVKVEDPPNLSILPKVEATDIPDKTVRAETIKEDASTVTCEVDQSNLLVNTLSRFAKPMHKFTVKAEKKEGECWWMLM; encoded by the exons ggaggTCGTGCCTGTGGAGGTGGAAGAGCAGGGGCACCGGTGCCCTCTTCCCCGCGGTGGCCGTGCGCGGGTGAACACAAGGATGGCCGCGCTGCATAAGGAGGAGGCGACGGTTCTGGCCCCCGACACCTTGCAAGGGAGCCAGAGGACGGGGGTAGTGGAGAGCATGGCACTTGTGGAGACGGAAGACGTAGCGACAGGAAAGAGGAGAACGAGGAGGTCTGCGAGATCGAAGATGAAGATGGCTTTGGATCAGAAGGGGGCTGAGGAGGCCGCGGTATTGGAGGAGCCTAAAG CTTATTCTTCTGATGTTGCCATTGGGTCTGCAATAGTTTCAGAAAAGGACTGTGATGATCCTAAAACGCATAATATGGTCGTGGTGGTTTTGGAAGATTTCATAAAATGTCAGAATGTGACAAAGACGCATGTAGTGCATGAGATGGAGGAGGTGCCAGCCCCAGCCCTCCTGCTGCGGAACCAGAGGACAGCAGTGCCTGTTGAGGCAGAAGAGGTGGGTGTAGCaaagaaagggatgagaaggtCCACAAGATCtaaggtggcggcggcagcgctgaAGGGGCAGAAAG ATCATTCTTCTGAAGTGGCCATTGGGTCTGCAGATAAAAGTTGTGATTGTCCTAAAGAGGATGAAGTGGTTGCTGTGGTGGAGGAACAGGCCACAAAGCCACTTGAAGGTGGGAATGAGACAAGGAGGACCGTAGCATATAAAACGGATATGCTGGCCACAGCCACCTTGCAGCGAGGCCAGAGGACATCAGCACCAGAGGCCGTGGTGCCTGTAGAGGCGGAAGAGGTGGCTACAACAAAGAGGAGACGAGCAAAATCTAAAGTGGCTAGGGCAGCCCTGTATAGAAAGAAAG ATGATTCTTCTGATGCAGTGCTCATTGGGTCTCCGGTATTAGTCTCAGATCAGACCTGTGATGACTCTAAGGAAGAGAAACTTGTTGCAGTGATGGAGAAACAGGTCACAAAGCCCAAGGAAG TAATTGTAGAAGAACTGGAGCAAAGGAGTACTGTTCACAAGTCTGCTTCCATGGTAAAAGTGGAGGATCCACCAAACCTAAGCATCTTGCCTAAGGTGGAAGCCACAGATATTCCTGATAAGACAGTGCGTGCTGAGACCATCAAGGAAGATGCTTCCACTGTCACTTGTGAGGTCGACCAGTCTAATCTTCTTGTCAATACACTTAGCAGATTTGCAAAGCCTATGCATAAGTTCACCGTCAAGGCGGAGAAGAAAGAGGGTGAGTGTTGGTGGATGCTTATGTAA
- the LOC120673344 gene encoding uncharacterized protein LOC120673344 isoform X2, which yields MDQDVRDQVTLQQGSHGAAAREVVPVEVEEQGHRCPLPRGGRARVNTRMAALHKEEATVLAPDTLQGSQRTGVVESMALVETEDVATGKRRTRRSARSKMKMALDQKGAEEAAVLEEPKAYSSDVAIGSAIVSEKDCDDPKTHNMVVVVLEDFIKCQNVTKTHVVHEMEEVPAPALLLRNQRTAVPVEAEEVGVAKKGMRRSTRSKVAAAALKGQKDKSCDCPKEDEVVAVVEEQATKPLEGGNETRRTVAYKTDMLATATLQRGQRTSAPEAVVPVEAEEVATTKRRRAKSKVARAALYRKKDDSSDAVLIGSPVLVSDQTCDDSKEEKLVAVMEKQVTKPKEVIVEELEQRSTVHKSASMVKVEDPPNLSILPKVEATDIPDKTVRAETIKEDASTVTCEVDQSNLLVNTLSRFAKPMHKFTVKAEKKEGECWWMLM from the exons ggaggTCGTGCCTGTGGAGGTGGAAGAGCAGGGGCACCGGTGCCCTCTTCCCCGCGGTGGCCGTGCGCGGGTGAACACAAGGATGGCCGCGCTGCATAAGGAGGAGGCGACGGTTCTGGCCCCCGACACCTTGCAAGGGAGCCAGAGGACGGGGGTAGTGGAGAGCATGGCACTTGTGGAGACGGAAGACGTAGCGACAGGAAAGAGGAGAACGAGGAGGTCTGCGAGATCGAAGATGAAGATGGCTTTGGATCAGAAGGGGGCTGAGGAGGCCGCGGTATTGGAGGAGCCTAAAG CTTATTCTTCTGATGTTGCCATTGGGTCTGCAATAGTTTCAGAAAAGGACTGTGATGATCCTAAAACGCATAATATGGTCGTGGTGGTTTTGGAAGATTTCATAAAATGTCAGAATGTGACAAAGACGCATGTAGTGCATGAGATGGAGGAGGTGCCAGCCCCAGCCCTCCTGCTGCGGAACCAGAGGACAGCAGTGCCTGTTGAGGCAGAAGAGGTGGGTGTAGCaaagaaagggatgagaaggtCCACAAGATCtaaggtggcggcggcagcgctgaAGGGGCAGAAAG ATAAAAGTTGTGATTGTCCTAAAGAGGATGAAGTGGTTGCTGTGGTGGAGGAACAGGCCACAAAGCCACTTGAAGGTGGGAATGAGACAAGGAGGACCGTAGCATATAAAACGGATATGCTGGCCACAGCCACCTTGCAGCGAGGCCAGAGGACATCAGCACCAGAGGCCGTGGTGCCTGTAGAGGCGGAAGAGGTGGCTACAACAAAGAGGAGACGAGCAAAATCTAAAGTGGCTAGGGCAGCCCTGTATAGAAAGAAAG ATGATTCTTCTGATGCAGTGCTCATTGGGTCTCCGGTATTAGTCTCAGATCAGACCTGTGATGACTCTAAGGAAGAGAAACTTGTTGCAGTGATGGAGAAACAGGTCACAAAGCCCAAGGAAG TAATTGTAGAAGAACTGGAGCAAAGGAGTACTGTTCACAAGTCTGCTTCCATGGTAAAAGTGGAGGATCCACCAAACCTAAGCATCTTGCCTAAGGTGGAAGCCACAGATATTCCTGATAAGACAGTGCGTGCTGAGACCATCAAGGAAGATGCTTCCACTGTCACTTGTGAGGTCGACCAGTCTAATCTTCTTGTCAATACACTTAGCAGATTTGCAAAGCCTATGCATAAGTTCACCGTCAAGGCGGAGAAGAAAGAGGGTGAGTGTTGGTGGATGCTTATGTAA